The following is a genomic window from Takifugu rubripes chromosome 13, fTakRub1.2, whole genome shotgun sequence.
TACAACTGCAGTATTGTCCAACAAATGACATGAAAGCGGATATCCTTACTAAGCCACTAGCTAGACCAAGATTTGAATATCTCTCGGGGAGAGATCGGACTTTACCCTATTTAAAAAAGCTTGACAGGTGTATGAGGAACGCTGCCTGGTCAAAGCAATTTCTGAAAAAATGTCTGTGAAAAAGAGTTTCAGAAAGACAATGTAAAACAGGTtcagtttttgttgtttacattttttatgaAGAATATGATAGCTACCTTCTGAAGATAGTTCAGTTCAGTTATTACGTAGTGCGCCATAATCTTTCGGTCCCCAGATGAGCCGCGTGACTAAGATGTCGCTTTTGTCAACTATGCTCTCGTCCCAGCAGTACTCGGGGGACAGCAGTTTGCTTGGTTTGTAGAGCCAGAAGTACTTGTTCAAGTGGCTCTCATCATGCCAGAGGGCCTCTACATTGCTCTGTTTGTCCTTCATGATGTTCATGTAGCAGGTGTCCGTCAAGTTCTTCACATTTTCCCAAACGCCTCCGAAGATAGCAGCATGATAGTAGAAATCCCCGGTTTCCATGTAGGCGGTGGATTGGAAGTTCCTGTCGTAGGTGAACCTGTCCTTTGGAAGTTTGTAGTAGTGGGCGTGGAGCAAAGCCACAGACTTTCCCAGAGCCTCTGAGCCAAACCTGCCTTTGAACTCCTGATCCACGTCGAAGCAGAAGACGTAGCGGCTGTGGTGGCGGATGTCGGACTCGATGGTTTCCGATATGATCTTCATCCGCATCATTGAGATGTCCTGCCACCTGGAGTGCTTTTCAACCACTATCACCTTCAGCGTTCTCTGAGGACCCAGCTGTACTTTGGGGACCTGCTCTGGCAGGTCTGTGAACACATAATACGTCACTGGTAATCCCGGCATGAAGAACGTTTCGGCCGATGTGAGGAATTTGTTGAGATAAGCCTCTAGGTACCTTAGAGGAAACAGAAAAGTGAAAGGTTACTTATTAGAATGGTTTTGAGCTGGGACAGTTGAGTCCAAGGGGACAATCTCTTAAATCCGATCTGGCAGAGGAACAAACCTGCCCACAGCGAATACAGTGAGGGCCACAGACGTGCTGTGCTTTGCGTGGGTTTGGTCATAGAGTTTCGGGTCAAACATCTCTTCCCATATGATTGGGGCTTTCCAAGGCGTGCATGTTGGGACCTCCAGCCTGACCCTAAAAAAGGAGAGATGACAAAAGGCATACTTCTTAATCCAATGAGACACAGCTTCAGGAGGCAGTTTGGTtcatagctgtgcactgacctgctgacctctgaccccactgacctgcTCAACACAACTTGCACTGACAGCTagttgtaattaatgtatttccatgatctATGTCCATTCTCTCTTCTAtctctcttccccccttcttctccctctttgCCCAGCCGGCCATCACCAGGAGGttccccccatatgagcctggtcctgctcgaggtttcttcctgttacaggggagtttttccttgccactgttgcttgttggggtgaGGTCAGAGACAATTTTGTAACATTGTAACAGATGTTAGCAGGCTCAGTTTGTTGGGAaatgggctgagaagtggagggttctcggtttgaGCCCTattgcagacaaaacatgggaTAGACCATTATGCCCATTatgtaccctccctgtgaccccgaaagggataaagcggttaagaagatgcAACGAGATGCTAGGTGGAGACAGATGGAGCTCATGGTGGGATGTTCCCCCAGCATCATGTTTACTGATCCACAGAAATCAGGCAGGTCACAAAAGCTCTTTTTTGGATTTGAACACATGATGGAAAAGATGAAGCTCCTGTAGATCCCTCTTTAGAGCAGTGAAAATTGCTCCTGAATACTGCAAAATCATTTAGCTGTTATAGCGACACCAAGATGATTGAAGCCAACATTCTTTGGTTTCTCACCCAAAGTTGAGTGTTTGGTCGAAGTTGCTGTCCATCCTGCTCCATTCCTCCTGCGTCTGTGTGTTATCTTTGGGGAGCAAGCTGGTCCCGTTTCTGGTCAAAGACATTTCGGAGGAGGGTGTTTCACTTGTCACACACTAGTCACATGTCAATAAGCCTGAAAGATTGATACTGACCCAAGAAATAAAGATGCAAAGGCGATCAGCAACACGAGACAACAGAGGACTCCAGCAATCACCACCTTGTTACTGCCCCAATAcaaaaggaagcaaagaaagGGGATCATCATACTGAGACCAGACTGGGAGATGAAGGAGAGGCAGTTTACCTCATATTGATGACAAAATTGTCCGTTTTTTTCCCAATCACACAGGTGTGTAGAAGGTCATGAAACtgtcaaaattaaaaaaaaaaaaaatgttgcaatAAAGTTCATAgtgaaaactgttttgtaaATGATTGTAATACCAAAAGTGACCACTTCCTGGGCACATTAATCAGAAATTATTTTATACAATTAAATATGACGAAAATACTATACTGTATACTATATCTTATACTGTATAATAATATATACTAATACTTGCATGACCAACCTGCCTGAACctttaaatatgaaaaacaaTATTAGAGATCCAGATTACGAATCTGGAGTCAGTTAAATTTAATTTTACGACTGGAGATTTGTACTTACTTtctgtccctgtgtgtgtgtctgtgtgtgtgtgtgcatgtgtgtgtgtgtgcatgtgtgtaaaatCAGCCTGGGACTGGCTTTATTGAGTATGTCCACTTTGAATTTCAACGTGCTATCAGCAGGAAGATCTGAGGCTGACAGTTGAGTAAAACAGCACAAATGTCAAGGAACTCAAAAGGACCAAAAAATGAACAGTTACACATCaaatgagacaaaaacaagAGCAATGTGCTGGCAAAGGCTTCAAAACAAAGACTGCATCCATGCAAAAATAAACTAACAATTGTCTCATAGTAGCAGCTTGCCATGTTTTTCTGATTGTTAATATCACAtcaattaaagttaaaaaaaaatgtttaaggacaatttaaaaaatagtGGAATGTCTTCTCGTTGACCCTAGTTTGAAGGAAAACGAAAAGCACTGGAAACGTCGTTGCTGAATGTTGAGGCTTCCTCGTGTTATGACGTCCAAGACTCTGACTTACAGCTGCTCAGTCCAACCTTTTCCCTGGTCTGGTCACGCTAATCAACCCGAATTTACCACCAACCTTGAGTCACCTATCTAATGGACTCTACAACTGGGTCCTCCACCTGACTGTAAATGCAGATGCATTCATCTATAAATGTTTAGATGAGTACCATCGTGCTTTTGTGTGATCTGAACACAAGACTGACTCAGAATTCTGAGGAAAACAGAAATTAGATTCATTTTTAGATTGCTGAGACGACACCAAAGATGTTAACTATATGTACATTTATGCAATTTGGTGTCAAAAAATCTATACTTTCAACCTGGGCTgaagaaaaagcagaacaaGCTCTGCTGCCGATGCCAAAGGTGATAGTCGTGATAAGTGACACtaaacaaaacaggaagagacCAACTGCCAGAACACAGCACAAAATTGTTCAAATAAGTTAAAACATGTTTACCGCAAGCAGCAGTGGATGAATTGCAAAATCCCTAAAAAGGAACAAGGTGTTGCCGTGGTTTGTTTCAAAAGAGGCCAGGCAAAATtcagcaggaaggaagagggagtgTGCTTTTTATCTTCACACTGGGGAGTTGGTGTGTTAATGGTTTCAGTCATGTGCCTTCCGGAGGTGTCTCGCTGCATGGGTGAAAATAAAAGTAACTGTACAGTTACTCTGTGTAATGGAAAATTAAGATTTTCACGTTGGAATGATTGCACATGTACCTTTTACTTACTATGTCTTAACATAAAAGGTGTAAGATGCACAAGAAAGGTACACGTGCAAAGGTACACATATACATGTTTACTATATGATTAATCATTTACTAGTTGGAAAACAGGTACTGTATTTGTGAAGGACATGCCTTTGTTTGAGGCCATTGTTGACGTTTATCATTCTAATACTGTTGGTTGTCCATTTTAATCATATGTGATCTATTAAAATAAGCCTTGTAACTTCAAGAGACATgaggttttgttttcttcttcctcatcagacTTTAGCCATTGCATCCACGACATTTTAAAAAGACCTCTACATATCAACATGAAACAGCCATTTATTTCTGAACAGCCTCTTCAGAGCACATTTTCCACTCCAACACATTTGTGACTGCTGAGTTGGTGGTATAAAAGCTGCAACTTTCCCCCCGCTACaggtttttaaattaaacttcataattaattttaaaaaaacaaaacaaaaacccacaGTGGACACATCCATCGTATTTCTTTGATGTTCTGTGCCATTTTTAGATCAAAGGCCATTTTCTGAGATAAGAGCCTGTGTTTTAATGAGCTGCTCCTGATATatgttaaaaatatattaacaaATATAAAGTTCTACTGCCACTTAAGGTATGTTACATTCAGCCCTTAAAAATGCAGTTCATCAAAACTATATCATTAGCTGGGCCTCCTAGGCTAATATTTAGATGTAAAGCTATAGCTAATACTGGAAAAGGATGGAAGCATTAACACACGGATGCAGTTCTGCTGTATGAGAATGCTGACGTGGTACCATTTTTCCTGACTTAACGGCCTGTCATAAACACTAGTTAAACACACCcaaaccctcacacacacacacacacacccattacGACAGGTGATACCACTGGGACTTCTCAGACTGACCATCTAACCTTTTGGTCAATATCTTTTTCTCCATGCCAGAGCTGTGACCTTTCTTCGGCCCCCTTTCAGAAACGATAATGAAAATTCTGGCTCAGCTCGTCTGGTTGTTGCTGGTGTGCGGAGGACTGGCTGTGCCGATGCTGGTCAGGTAGGACCACTGACTTGATTTGAACACCATACATGATACATGAGAATAATCACTGCTCCTCTGCTGGTTCTCAGACCCGATGAATATTCAGCAGAGTTACAGCTACTCTATGACCCTAATGTTAAGCACGTTATTGACGGTAAGTCGCTTTCTAAAATGAATCCAAGCTTATGATTCTTCAAAATAACTGTGcaaatgtgtttgtgcagaCTATGGCGAGAGGCCGCTCCCTGTTCCTCTGCCACCGGAGGCTGGAAAACCTTATGAGCCAAATCTGGATGAAGAATATTACTGAGAGGAACTAAGGACAATTAATCAGCTCTTTATATGTTGTAAATGTCTGTGCTCAATAATGACAGGACACACTGGaatctgcatttaaatgtttaaattcacacctaaaaaacaaaacaaaataaagcagctttcacacactACATGTTGAATccatatatattttaatattcatatttacaggtattaaattattcatatttatatGGCCTTTGACCCTCCATGaccttctgcttcctgctgtgcaCCTGATTGGCTCTTAAGAAGGGAAATATAAAAGGTGGTGGCAGCTTTGAGAACATGAAGGCAACAACATACAAACTTTTGGGACATCAACACACTGGAATAGACAAAAATCTTAATGCAAAGAAAATCATTTGATATGAATCAGGGTTTGTGATAAATATTGTAGAAGATATTTTGCTATATTCACCCATGTTGGAGGCATaagaaataaaaccataaacctTTGGTTTCTTATAATGTCACTGTTGCAGCTTTAAAGGCCAGACAATGTGCAGGAAAGTTAATGATTTCGAGTTCTTTTATTCTTACTCTTGTTTGGAAATGCGGAATTAGTACGTCAGTAGGTTTGGCGTGCCGTTCCCCACTTTCAGGATATTTGGAAGGTCGACATAGCAGATAAAATTCAGCATTCCCTGGGTGACACAGCGATATCTTGCTATGTTTATGTGCATGATAATAGTGgtactttttattgttttgcctTCAGTTGGTAGATAGCGTCTATAAACCCTCCAGCTTCAAGGATGAGCAGAGGTCAAGGTGGGGATTTAAAAGGAGATATGGTGGGTTCTTCTCTCATTTTTGCTGCCTGACATAAACGTTACTGATCAACCTATATTAAGGACCCAACAAAAAGATATTCTCTTTTTATGCCTTTTAGTCACTACCTGTGCAGCACCTACATGAATCTGAAAATATTCACACTTTGCATGATGACAACCaccacaaaatgtattttagtgCTATAGTAACATTCCAGATATCATGACTTCACTACATTGAATGCAGCATCTGAAGATAGAGAGCTGCTGAATCTTATACTCCTATACTGAAAGCCTCAAGATATTAATGGCACTTTGCTCTGATATCAGTGAGACCAGCAGgtttgtgcgtgtctgtgtgtaatcGTGAGCAACAGATGAAGGTTCCTGTTTCACTGTGGAAAAATAGAAATTGTGACATCACAGGTACAGCGCGGCGCTTCGACACCGTTCAAACGTCAAACACGGCAACCCTCTTGAATATCGCAATGAAGTTCCTCATGAAAGTTGTGAGAATCAGATGAACAAGAGGCACTCCCAGTGAAGAAAAGAAGACTTTCATTTCCACTCTGCCCTCAGCACCTGCAGCCGAGCTGTCGTGTAGTGTCATGTCAGTACGGCCAAACTGGTTTAACAAGTTATAACGGTAAAGAATTGCGTGTCGGATAAGGGGGTGGAGGCTGTTTATCTGAGCGTTGCAGTAACTTGTAAAACAGCCAAACCTCACAAAATCTTTGCGACACACGCATAAATTGTGCTCTCTCATTCTGCCTTTTAGAGGAAATTCTTCACATTTACACCTATTGTAAGATTGTATGTAGCGCAGTCATACGTGGCCCCAAATTTCTGCAGATCCAGGAACTTTATTCACGGATCTCGGTGTCATTCTAAACAGAATAGGTTCCCATTTCTGCTGAAACATGTAGTAGCTTATTTTATATTTCTGCCTCTAACTTATTAAGGAAAGCAGATTTATTAATGCTACCAAATGGGGCTAGAGAACATGGATCAATGATAAGTTTACTAATAACTGCACGGAGCATTTTCAATATCTGCAATATATGTTGTTTCGCCCGCATATTTTGGCCCTGAATATCCTATTTTCTTGCGCCATTCTATCAGGTAGGTGTGATTGAAGTTTGATTAACAATCTTATGAAATGTTTCCGCTTTCATACAAGTTTCAGTGATGTAAAATCCTTTCCAGGGTCTGAGGGTGGACAGGCTCAACCCTTAGATTTGAAGTGGCACAGTCTGTTATTCAGTAAATGCACGCACCTGCTTCTTGAGCGCGGGCTGGAGCCAGTGTAGTCCTCCTCATTGAGTCGATGCTACAGGCTAACCAATGCTGCTGTGATGCAAAGTTTGTTGTTTATCAGTGCAACTCATCATCACTTTCTTTTTGCATATTTTCCACCATCATCAGGCTCCTTCTTTGGCCCAACTCTCCCCCACAGTTCCAGTAGCCAGCCCTCATTCTCTTCTTTATttctaaattattattttagagCTATCTGTCTTTCATGCAACATGATGCTATGATACAGTGTACTGTACAGGGCTGTGGTCGAAGGCAGGGCGTGTTACTCCAGGTAGATGTCCTCTGTTGGGCACGAAGCCTCCACAAACTCTTTATAATACAGCTGAAAGGCTTTGCTGCAAAACAGAATGGTGCATTTAAGCCACTTTTAAAACCATTCAAAGtgcatttgttttttcaaaGAGAAATATGGAATTTCTTTCAAAGTGGGACTTCTTAAAGCAACAACCAAAAAATATAGCTCACCCCACTGACTCTGCAACAGCTTTAGTGGAATCTTCTGAGACAAACACATGGCAGGCAAATCTGTGGTCGGCTGGGTGCTTCGTAATAAACCCAAAATATCtgcatgtggggaaaaaaagagaccaTTCAAAGCTAAAGGAAATGTAAACAGAGGAACTGTCTGACAgacttccttcctcctctttgtgcTCATGAAAAAAGTTTGACTAGAGCAGCGGCTGACCCCGACTGACATCTTGTGCCCTTAATCCTTGATAACCGGACACCTAACACGTTTATGACCTATGTGACACTTCTCACTTACTTGTTATTTTTGGGATGATAGCCACAGAAGGAGACATTCTTTAACTGGAAGAAGTGATTGCACTCATTGCTCTGTGGACAAGAAAGAAGAAATGTGATGTTATTTGGTTAACAAGTTGGTTTAACAGGTGAAGATTCTTCTTAAAACCTAAAATCCTTTCATCCAGTATGGGTGACAAATGCATGCATCTGAATTAGATAAAACAGATACAAAGGTCATTGTCAGTCAAGTAAACAACCGCAGTGCTTCTCAGcggccagcagagggagacatgTGACCGGATAAAACGAGCTTCAAGTTGATGAAGAAACCTGAAGCTCAACGTCCTTGAGCTTCATTCATCTGGCGTTGAACAGACGTAAGACACAACAGACAGAACAGTCATACCCTGTCACACGCGTAATAATCCTCTTGGACTGAAAGTTTGATGCCTTTCACACTGATATCCAGGATGCAGGACGAAGGTGGGTTGTACTCTACTGTCATCCTTCTGTTAGTGGCAATCtagaaaacaaaagcagctcaGTGAGGAGGTCCTTTGGTGGCTATAAAAAGCTTTTGCCATTTTTAGGCTggtattatatatatatctgtaATTTATTGTACAATAACATGAAAGTAACGCAGGATGGCCAGTTTTCAGCTTTTAATGTTCAAACACGACACATGTACCTTCTGCATGGCTGCACAGAGAACGTCATTTCCTTTATGGTAGGGCACCTGGACTGAACCCAGGAACTTCAGCCGGTAGCGGTCCATCCACTCACCGCTCTTCACTGCACGGGCATGAAATAAGCAAAAATGGGAGAAACACTTAGGCGAATGTCTTCATTCCTATCTTTACACAAAATAATCGATTCTACAAATATGAACTGCCAATCCTATTAAATCGTAATGGTCTTGCTAAGTCCCTGTGGTACTGATGGCGGGGAGTGGGGGGGGATACCTCTGTAAATCTCAGGATCCTTGGAAACCTCTATGGCGTAGTATGCAGGGAAGATACCACGAGCCCCAGTTCTCATGTTGTAACCCTCGTACCAGTAATCCTCCGACTGCACCTCCACCAGTAGAGGATcgtccacctccagctccagctcatcATCGTGTCGCGGGACAAACCTGACGACACAGAAGGTGCCATAATTGTACAGGCTTATTATGGGTCAGAAGATACTGTTTCCATCTAGCTCACCAACACTGTGGCCCTCATACGTGTTATATTTCTACTCGCTCATTGAAGCTATATCCAAAGTTTGATAGTGTTGCAGAGATTCAACACATATTCATATGAAATGCTACAAAGCAACACTGATCCTGCATATATACAAAATAAAGGAAACCCCTTTTAAAACTGTTGTATCTCTTTTGTCCTGATGCTGTGCTACTGCAGATGCAGCTAATCACATGACTGGAGTGCTCATGTGACACCAATTGCATCTACAAGCATGGGGTCAAAAGCTTCTGTACatccattgtgtgtgtgtttgtgtgcttgtgtgtgtaagACACAGGTCTCTTCCCAAACAGCCAGagtacaaataaaaacaaggaaaaaacacaGTCAGATGATCAATCTAGTGCTTTGTGATGTGGGTCCAGAGGTGGGGGCCGAGTGATGCACTAACGAGCAGCTTCTTAGCACAACTGCTACAACGCCCTGCTGAAATCGTCGCATTAATTCAGAACAGTGGATTCTATGACACCAAGCAGTTCAACAATAATACATAATTCATTAAAtcctgatttcttcctttttgagCTACTTTAAGCATCGCTGTCCATGGCAGTCATGATGATGTGCTTACTGACACAAAACAAATACAGAAGATGCTATTTTTGGACCCTTGGTGATGATTTTCAGAAGGAAATGAGCCAAATGGAGGGAAGTGAGATTGCTGttcttcattttatttgcaCTATAGAGTGAAACACGACAGATTGTACTCAATAAAAACTTCATCCAAATAATGATGTCGACATCGTGCCACTCTTCCTCACCTGTAGACGGCTCTGTGGCTCTGATCCTTCTCCTCTCCGTGAATAACACAAGAGTATAAACCGAAGGACTCTGCACCTGGAAAGTCGGAGCGACACAGATTAATGGCTGTGGTGTTTCTAATGAGCATCAGAGGACCACCAG
Proteins encoded in this region:
- the LOC101068483 gene encoding alpha-1,3-galactosyltransferase 2-like isoform X1; translated protein: MQRDTSGRHMTETINTPTPQCEDKKHTPSSFLLNFAWPLLKQTTATPCSFLGILQFIHCCLRNKVVIAGVLCCLVLLIAFASLFLGNGTSLLPKDNTQTQEEWSRMDSNFDQTLNFGVRLEVPTCTPWKAPIIWEEMFDPKLYDQTHAKHSTSVALTVFAVGRYLEAYLNKFLTSAETFFMPGLPVTYYVFTDLPEQVPKVQLGPQRTLKVIVVEKHSRWQDISMMRMKIISETIESDIRHHSRYVFCFDVDQEFKGRFGSEALGKSVALLHAHYYKLPKDRFTYDRNFQSTAYMETGDFYYHAAIFGGVWENVKNLTDTCYMNIMKDKQSNVEALWHDESHLNKYFWLYKPSKLLSPEYCWDESIVDKSDILVTRLIWGPKDYGALRNN
- the LOC101068483 gene encoding N-acetyllactosaminide alpha-1,3-galactosyltransferase-like isoform X2 — encoded protein: MSNKVVIAGVLCCLVLLIAFASLFLGNGTSLLPKDNTQTQEEWSRMDSNFDQTLNFGVRLEVPTCTPWKAPIIWEEMFDPKLYDQTHAKHSTSVALTVFAVGRYLEAYLNKFLTSAETFFMPGLPVTYYVFTDLPEQVPKVQLGPQRTLKVIVVEKHSRWQDISMMRMKIISETIESDIRHHSRYVFCFDVDQEFKGRFGSEALGKSVALLHAHYYKLPKDRFTYDRNFQSTAYMETGDFYYHAAIFGGVWENVKNLTDTCYMNIMKDKQSNVEALWHDESHLNKYFWLYKPSKLLSPEYCWDESIVDKSDILVTRLIWGPKDYGALRNN